The following nucleotide sequence is from Leucoraja erinacea ecotype New England chromosome 2, Leri_hhj_1, whole genome shotgun sequence.
TGTGTACTGGACCTGGAGGACGAGTAAACAACACAATCCTGCTGTAAACTACAgctcataacagctgggaactaCAGGAAGATTATCGTTTCTACAGACGGACCACAGAAAGCATCCCATCGGGGTGTGTCGCAGATTGGtgtggaaacagctctgcccaagaccacgagaaattgcaaagttgtggatgtagcccagtccatcacacagaccggactccccaccatcgactccatctacacttcacgctgtctcagaaaagcagccaacgtaatcaaagaccactcacaccccggacattccttcttctcccctctcctgtcgggcagaagatgCAAGAGCTTGTAAGTACGTACCACCATTCAgatacagcttcttccccgctgttatcaggctactgaatgaTCCTCCCATATTCTAAGGATATAATGATCCTCTCATATACACCCAACCTACCCATTGCAAACCCTGCATTTTCTTTTCAATCTGCAATTTAATTGTAGCCCTAACACTGTATTTCACTCCGTTAATTTTATCTATTTTCAATACCAGATGTACTAATTTATGCTAGgatctggagacacaagagactgcagatgctggaaacttttgcggaaaacaatgctggaggaacacagcgggcaactttggagggaaatgggcagatgacatcTTGGGATGGTACCCTTGCTTCTGTAGatggtatgatctgcctggatagctCTGTATctcagtactcgtgacaataataaaccagtactAGGAACAGATAattcaaaggaaaaaaaaaagcaccATTGTTATACAGAAATAACTTTATTGAGGATAGAAACATTTGATGGTCGTGAGAAAATCACAGTTGATaatctgaggcagcatgaggttaGGGGGAAGCTACGACGGGGGTACTTGTTCGGCAGCTGATGCCAGTGAGTCTCCGTTGGTGTAGCAGCACCAGGATCCGCGGttacacagtcgccggagtcCCGTGTGGGAGCCGCGGTTCATGCCGCCTGGCGCCGTGCACCCAGTGCCTGCTGCAGTGCGGCGACGCCGGCGGCCGTCAGCAGGGTGCAGGCGTAGGTAGGGTGCAGGGTAGCGGTGAGCAGGAGCGCCAGGCTGCCGGCGCAGGCCCAGCCGTCAGCGGTGAGGAGCGCGGCGGCCAGCATGGAGAGCGGGGCGGCGACGGCTACCGCTGAGGCAGCCGGGCCGGCCAGGCCCGAGAGAGCGGCTGCCAGCACCCCTGCGGACAGCAGCACGTTGGCAGCCGCCCGCTCACCGCTGCTCCAGTGGTAGCCGAAGGCGAGGAGGGGCAGCCCCAGGACCGAGCAGACCCAGCGTGTCTGCCGCTGCCAGCCGGAGCCCCAGCCCCTGCTGCCGGCCAGACCCAGGCCCAGGATGGCCCCCAGCGCTCCCGCAAACCCCTGCAACAGGAAGCCCGCCGACAAACCCATGTTCACCTGCAGGGCGACACAGACAGTGAGGGGGCGACATGCCCACCCTCCCACAAACCCTGTCCTCCCTCTCACACCGACcgacccttccttccttcctctccttccctctctccccatctctccctccccctctccatctctcgttCCTTCTTttcatgtctctctccccctttcatctctccctccccttccctctctcccccactccttccctctctccatcgctccctccctatctccccccctctctaccaatctcccctcctccctatctccctccccctcatcctccctccccctcatcctccctccctcccgcaccACTCCATCCTCCGTCCCGCAGCCTCACTCGGTGACCAACAGTAGCCCCGGGGTGGCGGGGATCATGGGGACacgaggccactcggcccctcaaggttgCCCCGCTCATGACCACCctttgaagggtgatcttatggaggtgtataagatcatgaggtgaatagatagggtgaatgcacagtcttttagccAGGGTGgtggaatcaacaaccagaggacatgggtttagagggaaaagattcaataggaacctgaggggcagctttttcactggtgggtatatggagcactgatgctgcctcatagcaccagtaacccagatttgatcctgaactCGGATGCTATCTGAGtatagtttgcattttctccctgaggccaagtttagtttatagttacagcctggaaacaggcccttcagcccacctagttcaccgaccaacggtcaccctttcacactagttctttgtaatCCCACGCTCTCATCCAGGGGAAGTTTACaggcgccaattaacctacaaaccccaaaaaagacacaaagtactggagtaactcagctggtcagtatctttgaaggaaatggataggtgattagatcatcaaagacccctcacaccccaaccatggacggtttgccctcctcccatcagagaggcggtacaggagcctcaaggtcaagtactagtaggatgaggaacagcttctacaataatacaattacattgctgaactcggagtcccgccgatagatttctccggtccctccgtccccattgtttaattattctgtattttttgattattctgtatcttctctctttctattttttttatttctttatgcacaacttctACGGACTgaggcaaaactgcattttgttgtactcatacttgtatttgtgcgatgacattaaagttgaattgaattgaattgagtgataggtgtcattttgggccaggacccttcttcaggccttcagagatgctgtctgaccgaatgagttattccagcactttttttttgtaatccagcatctgcagttccttgtgtccacgccctacaaaccctcacatctttgtcatgtgggaggaaaccggagcacccagaggaaacccacacggtcacggggagaatgtgcaaactccatgcagagagtacctgaggtcaggttcaaaccctgTTCTCTGACGctaagaggcagcagctctaccagctgcgtcactgtaccATCCAATTTCCGCCCACACGTGCAGGATGACAGGAtaattgtccactgtaaattgcccttggtgtgtgtgtgtgtgtgagtgtgagtagtAGAATCTAGGTGAAGTTGATGTggcaggagattttttttttttaatggaattggtggcactttggaggcttttagacagacacaaggatatgcagggaatggagggatatggatcacgtgcaggcagagattagtttaactaggcaacaggttcaacatggacattgtgggtctgttcctgtgctctactgttctaggGTGTAGATGAATggttgatggtggaggcagacttGATGGGGGGCTGAAGGTATaggtggacccagtgggctgaatggcctgttttggatctgtatgtctctatgaaagAGCATCCCCATATGCACCTCATTCTCAGAGGCCAGTCAGACTGGCTGCCAGCTGAAGAGAgtgtccccccccacccaatgACGTCCCAGACTGCGCTGTATCAACTCACCTTCCGAGTACGACGAAACGCCAGCAGAGACACGGCGAACAGCAGGAAACTGGCGGATGCCAAGCTCCAATTCCTCTCTGTGCCCACCGGCCTCTGGGACCCCATCCCCGAGCAATCACTAAACGAACGGGAAGGGATGAAAAATCTCAGCAGTGTCAGGCCAGGATCAGCACTTCTGATTATCGACTAACCTGCAGACAAAACTCAGCCTCAGTAAGTGTCCGGGCAATTTTACATCTCCAGATCAGCAGCCTCCTTAAGAACAATACTCCCAGTGTCCCTCACCAATGACCAGTGTGGTTACTACAGGCTATGGCTGATTTATCATTTGTGGGCCACTTTCTGGTAATGACTCTTTATCCCTTTATATTCAAAGCACGTTGATTTCTGTCTTGAATGAATTCAGCAACCGAGTCTCCTCGGCCCTCTTGTGTGAGAATCCCCACAGTACAGCCCATCGCATTGCATTGCATTGTTTATGGAACATCGAAccgcagaggaacaggcccttcggcccacaatgtctgtgctgaacacgatgccaaatcaaaactaatctcctctgcctgcacgtgatccatatccctccattccctgcctcttgaatgccattattcgatctgcctccaccaccaccacccctggtggcGTGCTCCAGTCACCCactaatctctgtgtaaaaaaaacagcccaacacatctcatttaaactttccccctctgacatTATGCCCGCTCGTCTTTGctgtttccaccctggggaaagggttctgactaactaaggaaagacacaaaagtactggacacattcagcaggtcaggcagcatctctggagaacatggacagggggCGTTTCGGGCAGGACCATGTCCTTCACAATCCCTCTAGGGATGCTGTAAAAAAAAACTgaccatgagttactccagcactttgtgtctttccttggtaatcctgcatctgcagttccttgtttctacattctgacCGTCTacactgtctatgcctctcatactttAGCTACAGGGAATACTCCTTATTATTCAGCCAATGCTTCCATGGAAATCCATTCCCATTCCAATGTGGCTGAGCCTTGACCGCCTTTTCTCAAATGAAATGACTGGATTGCAAGCAAGcaaatatattttactgttctacTATTCTATTTTCGCACTTCTGGttaagatgctaactgcatttcattgtctctgtacttgtacactgcacaatgacaataaagtttgaatctgaatctgaatctgaaacaaagCTTACCGGTGTATCgtggtacgcatgacaataataaaccaataccaaatggCTGAGAAAGCCCCTCAGACTCCAGCACCTACCCATACCCACACCCTAACCAACACCATCCTCCAGCTCCCACCAGACCCCCACGGTTCACACCTCCCCCAACTCCTCACCCTTTTCCCACTCCTCATCACACCACTCACCCTACACCTCACCTCCTCTTCCCAACACCGTATATAACTaccctcacccacaccccacccctcaccttccccacccctcctcttccccacACACCTATAactacccctcacccccacacccttcccctcaccctattccccaccccctcacaccacaccaccaccgctGACCCAGGTTGACCTGGAGGACGACCTTTGCCCTCTGGGCGGGCCGTTGCCATGGagaccgcccgcccgcccgccaagCCCGTGTTTTACCTGCAGCGGCCGCCGGGCCTCCCGCTTCTTCCCGACCTCGGGGCCTGTCCGGCGGGTTCTCGGTTCCCCGCTGCCCAAGGCCGGGTCTCCTCCCCGGGCCGCAGACCAGGCCAGACCCGACCAGACCCGACCTGCTCTCACCCCCCGGGCCCCGGACTCCAGGCTCCGGCTCCGCGCTCCCCTCAATGGCGGCGGGCGGCAGCGCCACCGGGCGGCGGGAGGAGCGCGGCGCAGCctgcggtggggtgggggggcggggggggagtagATGGCGGTGATAGCGCCACTGGTCGGCGGGAGGTCGCATGTGGAGCCTGCAGGAGTGGATGAGGGAGCGGAGGCTGCTCTCCATCGCCAAGGTGCTGATCTTGTGGACCGGGTCAGTGACCTGACCGAGGAGACCCCAAACGTTCACTTCATCAACATCGGGAGCCCAATGAGAGGggacctaatgttttttttttttgcagtaatttattttgcaattttccCCATCTGTAGAATTTATTGTATAATTTAAGTATAATGTATGGTTTAAGTCTTGCAAGTTGatgtgcctgtgatgttgctgcaaacaagatttttaTTGCACTTGTACTCGCACCACGCGTTCCATTCCTTACCGTACTCGTTCACAATGAACATATCTACAccataaaacagtacagtacaagaacgggctctttggcccatctaggCTGCCTCCACAATCAACCAGTCACCTATACCATAGAACAATATTGCACaggaacagcccttcggcccacattgcccATACTGaatacgatgccaagttaaactaatctcctattcatatccatatccctccattctctgcctatCCACGTGTTTGTGTAAAGGTTTCTTAAACTCTACTAGTCTGCCTTAGTCCTTTAGAAGTTTAAGTGTTATTATGCTTACACTGTTGATGTAGTTAGGTCAGTCAAATAGTCTATATTTACATTAGACCCTCCCATGAGACGATGCATTAATCATTCGCCCTGCATTGGGAGATTCCAGATTTCCCCCCATTCCATCACTCAAGAGGGGTCACAaccagaaacattgtctgtccattccctccacatatgcagcCTGATCCACTAACTTCCTCTGGCACGTTATGTTTTgcacaggattccagcatctttagACATTAGATTGTATAGagaatacagcgtggaaccaggcccttcggtccatactgaccaacgatcaccccgtatgcTATCACTATCTTACACAGTATggataattcacaatttttaccgaagcgaactaacctataaacctgtatgtccttggagtgtgggaggaaactggagcatgcagagaaaatccatgcgatctcagggagaatgtacaagcagcatccgtagtcaggatcgaacccgggtctctggcgctgtatgtcaACAgctcaccgctgcaccactgtgcagaccATACAGAGTATGTCAACATTCAGATAAATTtcttctgcaccctgtccaaTGTGTTCACATCCTAGTGTGCGACTAGTAGACAGTTGCAACTCTTATATTCTGTTAATGACttatgaaggcaagtgtgccacgTGTAGACAAAAAGGTtgccgcccacactccaaagacatacaggtttgtagtgtaattgacttcggtaaacttgtaaatagtccctagtgtgtaggatagtgccagcgtataaagtgatcgctggtcggtgtggacttggtgagccaaagggcacgtttccacgctgtatctctctataaacAAACTCAGcacgtctggcagcatctctggagaacgtggataggtgatgtttcaagtcaggacccttctttgtagTGGGAGGGGATCAAAGTCTGGCATAGGTttatacaggtgggggggggggggggggggggggggggggggggggtaaggttgATTGCCTGATAGCTAgacaaaggccagtgatgaaaagGCAAAAGGTGGTGAGATAAGGATCGAAGAGGTGTGAATTTTGAGGCCTGAAGTAGGGATATGGAAGGGGAAAGCATGCCaattgccttcttcaccacttacCCCACATGCAGTGGACTTGAATCTCAAGGTCTCCCTGTTCATTAACATCCCTCAGTGCCCAATCATATCATACGCCTATCTGATttcccaaaatacatcacctcacatttgtctggattaaattggCAGGATTTTATTATATTTTCTTCGGAACAGGAAAGACGAAGAGGATAATTCATGAAgtggataaaataattacaataataataattactATTATAAAGTGTTGCTGCACccgagtaataataataataaaataataacccCTGGATTAATCCGCAGGCATGTGTGAACAGGAGTTATCCATATCCCTTGGCAGAGAGGATAAATACCAAGAGGAGGTAGTTACAAATTGATCGGATTAGAGGAGTGCTGAGGGAATAATTTTTCACTACAAGAGGTTAGGGAGTGGAACAGGTTGCAGACATACGTCCTCATGAAAGTTAATATAATACATGGATTATTATCGGGCCATGTTCACCCTACTAAACTACAGAAGCGGAATCATCTACAAAACGTCCATTTCCATCCTCTGTGGCTTCCCTCTGTGCCGTATATCCCTGGTTCCCGCAGCTGAGGGCTGGTCACACAGACTCCTGCAGTTGTCTGTACTCAAACACACTGCCACGCTCCACAAAGCTGGCCTGTGGTCTGCGGCTCTCCGGCACGCACCCCAACGGCACCTCGCGCTGCTCCATCCCGTCTCCAGGAGGACCCCAGCCTCCGCCCCCGGGGGTCTGCAGTTGGAAGGTGTCCTGGGAGAGACCGAGAGGGGAGCGTGAGTTACTGTGCAGAGAGATGGGTGGGAAGAGGTGGGCAgcgaggggaggagagaatgtgggggagagagagtggggagaaggagagaaaggggaaagaaaggtggggagaggtggggggagaggggggagatggggagggagagagggggagagaaagagggggagagagagagggggaaggagggggggaaggagggggagggaagaggggggagggaagaggggggagggaaaggggggagggaaagaggggtaggggaaggggagggaaaagggggattggaaagagggaaaggggggagggagggagaggggggagataaaaggtagggagagagggggagaaagggggagagaaagaggggaatagagagggagaGTCAAACAAAAGTGTTGGTCATTTGGACAGAATAGTGAATGGGATATAATCCAGACAAATGTGAGGCAATGCAATAGGGGGAAGTGCAACAAAACAGCAATATGGAGCAGTTTGGAGGATCAGAGGTTGTGTACATCCACCGATCTTGAAACGTAGGAGGGCAGAGCAATAAACTGGTTAAAATGCACACGTGATGTTTTACTTTATGGGTTGAGGCATGGAAAAGAAGAATAGTCAGGTGGTGCTGGCGGAGGCGGCTGCGGGAGGCCCTGCACCAGCCGGGCGAGGGAGCAGATCGAGTGCAGCCTGCGGCAGTTGCAGGGAGCGGTGGTGGAAGGGGCCAAAAGCAACGGGCTGGGCCATGCCCACCCCAACTTCATCAGTCCAGTGCCACCAGGAAACCGGTCCTTCAAATTAGAAAATAAGAAGTCGCACATCTCTTTGGGCCAAGATCTGACTTTTCAGAGACTTagaagttgcaagatggcgctgGAAGGTGGCAACTCTCTAGATGCTGTACCAGAAGAGACTATTGTACTCATGCAGTGTGTGCTTTGACTAGGTAGTGTATAGAACAAGCCTTCACTGAATCTCTGTACATGACACAATATATAAACTAGCTAACTAACTAACTGATCTGGACAAACACACAAGTTAGACCAGAGCTGGCAAAGGAGTGCAGATCTGGTCCCCACTTAGTAGAAATGGAGGGATACGAGGCAAATAGCTAGGTGGTGTGGTTTGGAAGTCACTACCTGAAAGGATGGGAGTGACGGGAAGACACATCACATATAGACATCCGAAGTGAAAAACTGTGATGGACAGGGCTCCACACCCAGAGTGGGAGTAGGCGTTAGACTGGATGACTCTTTGACAACCGGCCATGATGAGTCCATGGTACGAGTCTCTGACATGAGAGGACGTCTGACAGCGGAGAAGAGGagcgagggagagacagagaggggggaggagaggggcaagCGAGTCCGTGGATGCTGAGGGAGACAGAAAAGACAAGAGacggtgagaggagagagacacagagagagaggcaagTGTCCTGAgtaagaaagggggagagaaaggggagacacaaaatgctgaagcaggtcaggctgaagaaggccttgttctccagcgatccgttgacttactccagcactttgtgcctttccttggtaaatcagactgtagagagagatagagtccTAGAAAATGCAGAAAGAATCAGCACCTTTTATAGACCAGAGATGGAGAGGAAAAAAACTGCtgggaaagaaagaaataaagggagggagaacaaggagggaagtgtAGAAATaacgaactgcagatcctggtttacaaagaGAGATACAttggcagagcggtagagttgctgctttaaagtgccagagacttgggttcgatcctgactatggttgctgtctggacggagtttgtatgttctccctgtgaccatgtgggttttctccgggtgctccagtttccccccacatctcaaaaacatgccagtttgtcggttaattg
It contains:
- the LOC129715002 gene encoding transmembrane protein 276-like yields the protein MGSQRPVGTERNWSLASASFLLFAVSLLAFRRTRKVNMGLSAGFLLQGFAGALGAILGLGLAGSRGWGSGWQRQTRWVCSVLGLPLLAFGYHWSSGERAAANVLLSAGVLAAALSGLAGPAASAVAVAAPLSMLAAALLTADGWACAGSLALLLTATLHPTYACTLLTAAGVAALQQALGARRQAA